The following are encoded in a window of Mycobacterium sp. ELW1 genomic DNA:
- a CDS encoding non-ribosomal peptide synthetase → MESENGRFPLTRAQLDIWLANETGHQTGAEWQAGLLMKIDGELDLEILEWAVQRVTHEAEPIRAAFFEDDGHVYQQAIEYPEIELPFYDLSGSDDPDRSVQETALSIQRTPMPLTGPLFKYAVFRTGPEELYTFACFHHIVIDAAGIGLVGNRIASVYSAVVAGEPIPPAFFGSLHDLVYCESEYEASDAYRNDEEYWTNNLPRESNSNSGSMENASERDPNWQSVPTQLDADVLRRVQALADTWNIPRSSMIIAACALLVRDHCAEGSEVVLDLPVSRRVVAESKTLPGMLAGVVPLVLSLTAGSTVKDLCGHVDARIREALLHQRYPVPALERKTHHRGLAQSSDRVVIDIFPMAFSVDFGGIPATASMTNSSFVGGFGFVFSGVGQDLFLSTLGSGLFSDLEVADLAWRLEQVLDAMATDPTRSLSSVDVFEAAERVQLEDWGNGGVLTAPMRAPLTIAEAFAAQAVRTPDATAITCQGVSTSYRDLDAETDRLARMLVAAGAGPGQRVAMLLPRSTDAIVAMVAIVKAGAAYVPIDPAVPATRMQFVLTDSKPVAVLTSADLAERLSGQDLRIIDIDDRGKSDAESSSSAATSGPHADDVAYIIYTSGTTGTPKGVAIPHGNLTRLLETLDADLDLAGQVWSQCHSLAFDFSVWEIWGALLYGGRVVVAPDAVVRSSEDLHALLAAEQVTMLSQTPSAFYALQAADEAQPELAAQLSLKVVVFGGEALEPQRLRVWRKSHPDAPRLINMYGITETTVHASFREIVDADLDSVVSPIGVPLGHLGFFVLDSWMRPAPTGVVGELYVAGAGLAHGYVGRAGLSAARFVACPYGKPGERMYRTGDLAYWGTDGQLRYVGRADEQVKIRGYRIELGEVQAALAGLDGVKQAVVIAREDRAGDKRLVGYFTGDADPVTVRTVLADKLPSYMVPTAVVVMDALPLTVNGKLDTKALPAPEYQSADNYTAPTDAVEEILAGIYAQVLGLDKVGVDESFFELGGDSILSMQVVARARAAGVVCRPRDIFVEQTVARLAAVAVMADGDTDGNDSGVGPVAATPIIRWLESLEKSGVSIDQFNQTVVVQAPEGAHEADVVAMLQGLLDSHAMLRLRVSEDDAGGWLLDVPEAGAVDARACLQTVDVLTDEAMAEAQTRLDPRAGVMLSALWVASTGRLVSIVHHLAVDGVSWRILLEDLNIAWSQHRAGQPVHLPESGISFTRWASVLAEYARSPSVVELADLWRQIEAVPAVLPPMNPGADTMATAGAMSVDLDVDTTRSLIGEVPTAFHAGVHEILLIAFGLAISEFLGMGGDTIAIDVEGHGRDEELAGDTEIQGLSRTVGWFTAKYPVSLTVGGLDWAQVVSGGPAVGAVVKDAKEQLRSLPDGLSYGALRYLNQDVALDGEDPAIGFNYLGRLGSTAARASGEPSDIWQICWDGLADINPHAELSMPLVHTVELNAGTVDTDAGPFLRASWTWASSVLNEAQVNRLSALWFEALAGVCAHVRGGGGGLTPSDLAVGLSQQQIDELQRQYADR, encoded by the coding sequence ATGGAAAGTGAAAACGGCAGATTTCCGCTGACGCGCGCGCAGCTGGACATTTGGCTTGCCAACGAAACCGGTCATCAGACTGGTGCCGAATGGCAAGCCGGCTTGTTGATGAAGATCGATGGCGAGCTGGACCTTGAGATCCTTGAATGGGCAGTCCAGCGGGTGACGCATGAGGCTGAGCCGATTCGGGCTGCCTTCTTCGAAGATGACGGCCACGTCTACCAGCAGGCGATCGAGTACCCGGAAATCGAGCTGCCTTTCTACGACCTCAGCGGCTCCGACGACCCGGATCGATCAGTCCAGGAGACGGCGTTGTCGATTCAACGAACGCCAATGCCACTGACCGGGCCGCTGTTCAAGTACGCCGTTTTCCGGACGGGTCCCGAAGAGTTGTACACATTCGCTTGCTTTCACCACATTGTGATCGACGCGGCAGGTATCGGACTGGTCGGCAATCGAATCGCGTCGGTTTATTCTGCGGTTGTCGCGGGTGAACCAATTCCTCCGGCGTTCTTTGGATCACTGCACGATCTGGTCTATTGCGAGTCGGAATATGAAGCCTCCGACGCCTATCGCAACGATGAAGAATATTGGACCAATAATCTTCCTCGGGAAAGCAATTCGAATTCCGGTTCGATGGAAAACGCGAGCGAGCGTGATCCGAATTGGCAGTCGGTCCCTACGCAGTTGGATGCAGATGTGCTGCGTCGCGTCCAAGCGTTGGCCGATACGTGGAACATCCCGCGTTCGTCGATGATCATCGCGGCGTGCGCGCTGCTGGTGCGCGACCACTGTGCCGAAGGCTCGGAGGTTGTACTCGACCTGCCCGTGAGCCGCCGCGTGGTGGCGGAGTCGAAGACATTGCCGGGCATGCTCGCCGGTGTCGTGCCGCTAGTGCTCAGCCTGACCGCCGGGTCCACGGTGAAGGACCTATGTGGACATGTTGACGCGCGCATCCGGGAAGCGTTGCTGCATCAGCGATATCCGGTACCGGCCCTCGAACGGAAAACGCACCACCGTGGGTTAGCCCAGTCATCCGACCGGGTGGTCATCGACATCTTCCCGATGGCATTCTCGGTTGATTTCGGTGGTATCCCTGCGACCGCATCGATGACCAATTCGTCCTTCGTAGGCGGCTTTGGGTTCGTTTTCTCCGGTGTCGGTCAAGACCTCTTCCTTAGTACATTGGGCTCCGGGTTGTTCTCCGATTTGGAGGTCGCCGATCTGGCGTGGCGGTTGGAGCAGGTGCTCGACGCCATGGCAACCGATCCAACTCGATCGTTGTCGTCAGTAGACGTCTTCGAAGCCGCTGAGCGTGTTCAGCTGGAAGACTGGGGAAACGGGGGCGTCTTGACCGCTCCAATGCGCGCACCGCTGACGATCGCCGAGGCGTTCGCCGCACAGGCTGTGCGGACCCCCGATGCGACGGCAATCACGTGCCAAGGCGTTTCCACGTCGTACCGCGACCTGGATGCAGAGACGGACCGGTTGGCGCGCATGCTCGTGGCCGCCGGCGCCGGCCCGGGTCAGCGGGTTGCGATGTTGTTGCCGCGCTCGACCGACGCGATCGTGGCGATGGTGGCGATCGTGAAGGCCGGGGCGGCCTACGTGCCGATTGATCCGGCGGTACCGGCGACGAGGATGCAGTTCGTGCTCACCGACTCAAAGCCGGTTGCCGTACTGACCAGCGCGGACTTGGCTGAGCGGCTGTCCGGGCAGGACTTGCGCATCATCGACATAGATGATCGCGGGAAATCAGACGCTGAATCCTCCTCCAGCGCAGCGACATCGGGACCGCACGCCGACGACGTCGCCTACATCATCTACACCTCCGGGACGACAGGAACCCCGAAGGGGGTGGCGATCCCGCACGGCAACCTGACCAGGCTGCTGGAAACCTTGGATGCCGACCTGGATCTGGCGGGGCAGGTGTGGTCGCAATGCCACTCACTGGCTTTCGACTTCTCGGTGTGGGAGATCTGGGGCGCGCTGCTCTACGGTGGCCGTGTCGTGGTGGCGCCGGATGCGGTGGTCCGGTCGTCGGAAGACTTGCACGCCCTGCTCGCGGCCGAGCAGGTCACCATGCTGAGTCAAACCCCGTCGGCGTTCTATGCCCTACAGGCTGCCGACGAAGCGCAGCCCGAACTCGCCGCTCAGCTGAGCCTCAAAGTTGTGGTGTTTGGCGGGGAAGCCCTTGAGCCGCAACGTCTTCGCGTCTGGCGGAAGAGCCACCCTGACGCGCCGCGTCTGATCAACATGTACGGCATCACCGAGACGACGGTGCACGCGTCGTTCCGCGAGATCGTCGACGCAGATCTTGACAGCGTAGTGAGCCCCATCGGGGTGCCGCTGGGTCACCTCGGCTTCTTTGTGCTCGACAGCTGGATGCGCCCTGCGCCGACAGGTGTGGTCGGCGAGTTGTACGTAGCGGGAGCCGGTCTGGCGCACGGCTATGTCGGCCGGGCCGGTTTGTCGGCGGCCCGGTTCGTCGCCTGTCCCTATGGCAAGCCGGGCGAGCGTATGTATCGCACTGGGGATCTCGCCTACTGGGGCACCGACGGACAGCTGCGCTATGTGGGACGTGCCGATGAGCAGGTCAAGATCCGTGGGTATCGCATCGAGCTGGGCGAGGTGCAGGCGGCACTGGCCGGCTTGGACGGTGTGAAACAGGCAGTGGTGATCGCCCGCGAGGACCGCGCCGGTGACAAGCGTCTGGTGGGGTACTTCACCGGCGACGCGGACCCGGTCACCGTGCGTACCGTACTGGCCGACAAGCTGCCGTCCTACATGGTTCCGACCGCGGTCGTCGTGATGGATGCGCTGCCGCTGACCGTGAACGGCAAACTTGACACCAAAGCCCTGCCCGCGCCCGAGTATCAATCGGCCGACAACTACACCGCGCCGACCGATGCGGTGGAGGAGATTCTGGCCGGCATCTACGCCCAAGTCCTTGGGCTGGACAAGGTCGGCGTCGACGAGTCGTTCTTCGAGCTCGGCGGGGACAGCATCCTTTCGATGCAGGTGGTGGCACGAGCTCGTGCTGCGGGCGTGGTGTGCAGGCCGCGCGACATTTTCGTGGAGCAGACCGTGGCCCGGCTGGCTGCCGTGGCGGTGATGGCCGATGGCGATACCGACGGAAACGACAGCGGGGTTGGGCCGGTGGCGGCTACCCCAATCATCCGTTGGCTGGAAAGCCTTGAAAAGTCCGGCGTTTCCATCGATCAGTTCAATCAAACTGTGGTGGTACAAGCTCCCGAGGGAGCACACGAGGCTGACGTGGTGGCGATGCTCCAAGGACTGCTCGATAGTCATGCCATGTTGCGGCTGCGGGTCTCCGAGGACGATGCCGGCGGCTGGCTGCTCGATGTGCCCGAGGCCGGGGCGGTCGATGCCCGTGCATGCTTGCAAACCGTCGACGTGCTCACCGATGAGGCAATGGCCGAGGCCCAAACGCGGCTGGATCCCCGAGCCGGTGTGATGCTCAGCGCGCTCTGGGTGGCCTCAACCGGACGGCTGGTTTCGATCGTTCACCACTTGGCCGTCGACGGGGTGTCGTGGCGGATTCTGCTGGAAGACCTGAATATTGCCTGGTCCCAGCATCGGGCCGGCCAGCCCGTGCATTTGCCGGAGTCTGGGATCTCTTTCACCCGTTGGGCTTCGGTCTTGGCCGAATACGCCCGGTCCCCGAGTGTCGTAGAGCTCGCCGATTTATGGCGGCAGATCGAGGCGGTACCAGCGGTGCTTCCGCCGATGAACCCAGGTGCGGACACCATGGCCACAGCGGGAGCCATGTCGGTGGATCTGGACGTAGACACCACCCGGTCGCTCATCGGTGAGGTGCCCACGGCGTTCCATGCTGGGGTGCACGAAATCCTCTTGATCGCATTCGGATTGGCGATTTCTGAGTTCTTGGGCATGGGAGGTGACACGATCGCCATCGATGTGGAGGGCCACGGTCGTGACGAGGAGCTGGCGGGTGACACTGAGATTCAAGGTCTGTCCCGCACCGTCGGATGGTTCACTGCCAAGTATCCGGTGTCGTTGACGGTCGGTGGACTCGACTGGGCGCAGGTGGTTTCCGGTGGGCCGGCGGTGGGAGCCGTTGTCAAGGACGCCAAGGAACAATTGCGGAGCCTCCCTGACGGTTTGAGCTATGGGGCGCTGCGCTATCTGAACCAGGATGTCGCCCTCGACGGAGAGGATCCGGCCATCGGATTCAATTATCTGGGCCGACTGGGTTCGACCGCGGCCCGCGCATCCGGGGAACCCTCTGATATCTGGCAGATCTGTTGGGACGGCTTGGCGGACATCAACCCCCACGCGGAGTTATCCATGCCACTGGTGCACACGGTTGAGCTCAACGCCGGCACGGTAGACACCGACGCCGGCCCGTTCCTGCGTGCCAGCTGGACGTGGGCGTCCTCTGTGCTGAACGAGGCGCAGGTCAACCGGCTGAGTGCACTGTGGTTTGAGGCTCTGGCCGGCGTCTGTGCTCACGTTCGAGGCGGTGGTGGCGGCCTGACGCCGTCGGACCTGGCCGTGGGTCTCAGCCAGCAGCAAATTGACGAACTTCAGCGGCAATATGCAGATCGCTGA
- a CDS encoding MbtH family protein has protein sequence MSVNPFDDDNGNFLVLVNDEDQHSLWPVFADVPAGWRVVYGEADRAACLDYIEQNWTDIRPKTLRERLAAAAPAQDSA, from the coding sequence GTGAGCGTCAACCCCTTTGACGACGACAACGGCAACTTTCTGGTTTTGGTCAACGACGAAGATCAACACAGCCTGTGGCCGGTGTTTGCCGACGTTCCGGCTGGCTGGCGGGTGGTCTACGGGGAAGCGGACCGAGCTGCGTGCCTGGACTACATCGAACAGAACTGGACTGACATCCGGCCAAAGACGCTACGCGAGAGGCTGGCGGCGGCGGCTCCTGCCCAAGATTCTGCATAG